In Aquiflexum balticum DSM 16537, a single genomic region encodes these proteins:
- a CDS encoding PorP/SprF family type IX secretion system membrane protein, protein MKRILLMISLTFVFGISQAQDVQFSQFYASPLYLNPAFAGSSEMTRIGINFRNQWPSLDQTFVTFSAYADHFIDEKNSGIGIIINGSRESLANLQNTEVGLVYSYRVRLGESGFLHMGIQGSWATRSASFDEVVLSTQLDINRGVVIPGGNGGSISDDRQRSFADFHSGMLYYNDRFWFGFSGHHLTQPNISYLEFDRDVLPIRYSAHGGVKFDLTPGGINDYFNNTQQERTFSLAFNYKRQGVFDQLDFGMELYFEPIVLGFWYRGFPTRIGLPNNEALIGLIGFSLQNGIDLGYSYDFTLSQLGWRQSGGAHEVSMRYSFVDQFLKKNFRKRMPTFKY, encoded by the coding sequence ATGAAGAGGATTTTATTAATGATCAGTTTAACTTTTGTGTTCGGAATTTCCCAGGCTCAGGATGTTCAGTTTTCACAATTTTATGCCTCCCCACTTTATCTTAATCCAGCATTTGCCGGGAGTTCTGAAATGACAAGAATAGGCATTAATTTCAGAAATCAGTGGCCCTCATTGGATCAGACATTTGTCACTTTTTCGGCTTATGCCGATCATTTTATTGATGAGAAAAATTCGGGAATCGGGATCATAATAAATGGAAGCCGGGAGAGTTTGGCAAATTTGCAAAACACAGAAGTAGGTTTGGTATACTCTTATAGAGTAAGATTGGGCGAATCAGGTTTTTTGCATATGGGGATTCAGGGAAGTTGGGCCACGAGATCAGCGAGTTTTGATGAAGTGGTTCTCAGTACGCAATTGGATATCAATCGTGGAGTTGTGATTCCAGGAGGAAATGGGGGATCCATTTCTGATGATAGACAGCGGAGTTTTGCTGATTTTCATTCAGGTATGCTCTATTATAATGATAGATTTTGGTTCGGCTTTTCAGGGCATCACCTTACTCAACCTAATATTTCCTATTTGGAATTTGACAGGGATGTACTCCCGATCAGGTATTCGGCACACGGCGGCGTAAAATTTGACTTGACACCGGGTGGCATTAATGACTATTTCAATAATACCCAACAGGAGCGAACGTTTTCTTTGGCATTCAATTATAAGCGGCAAGGGGTTTTTGATCAGTTGGATTTCGGTATGGAGCTTTATTTTGAACCGATAGTTCTTGGATTTTGGTACAGGGGATTTCCAACCAGGATTGGTTTGCCTAACAATGAAGCACTTATCGGTTTGATCGGTTTTTCACTTCAAAACGGTATTGACCTTGGGTACAGTTATGATTTTACACTTTCTCAATTAGGCTGGAGGCAATCCGGAGGGGCACATGAAGTGTCTATGCGGTATTCATTTGTTGATCAATTTCTGAAAAAGAATTTCCGCAAACGAATGCCAACGTTTAAGTATTAA